A single genomic interval of Hemibagrus wyckioides isolate EC202008001 linkage group LG13, SWU_Hwy_1.0, whole genome shotgun sequence harbors:
- the lipf gene encoding gastric triacylglycerol lipase, with the protein MWLQLCMGLFAVCLVQATQPILRNTRKLDPEINMNISEIIRHWGYPAEEFEVVTEDGYILSVNRIPHGIQSKFQQEPKPVVFLQHGLLAAGSNWVTNLPNTSLGFLLADAGFDVWIGNSRGNTWSRKHVKFTPGQKEYWQFSHDEMAKKDLPAVINFITKTTRQEQIFYVGHSQGTTIAFMAFSTMPELASKIKMFFALAPVATVAFTESPMGKLSILPEFVIWKLFGNKDFLPQSTLIKFFATQFCSKKPISVLCGNIFFLLCGFDERNLNMTRTPVYTTHCPAGTSVQNMVHWAQAIKSKKLMAYDYGKAGNMAHYNQSTPPLYYVRDMKVPTALWSGGHDTLADPKDMALLLTQIPNLVFHRNIQHWEHLDFIWGLDAPQEMYEPMIKLMRQNV; encoded by the exons ATGTGGCTACAGTTATGTATGGGACTGTTTGCTGTTTGCCTGGTACAAGCTACACAGCCTATTTTACGAAACACCAGGAAGCTGGATCCGGAAATCAATATGAATATT AGTGAGATCATCAGACACTGGGGTTATCCAGCGGAAGAGTTCGAGGTGGTCACTGAGGACGGCTACATCCTGAGCGTCAACAGGATACCACACGGCATCCAGAGTAAATTCCAGCAAG AACCCAAGCCTGTGGTGTTCCTTCAGCATGGGCTCCTGGCCGCAGGAAGTAACTGGGTGACCAACCTTCCCAACACCAGCCTTGGTTTTTTGCTAGCTGATGCTGGGTTTGATGTGTGGATCGGAAACAGCCGTGGGAACACCTGGTCAAGAAAACACGTCAAGTTCACCCCTGGCCAAAAAGAGTACTGGCAATTTAG CCATGATGAAATGGCTAAGAAGGACCTTCCAGCAGTAATAAACTTCATCACAAAAACCACAAGACAGGAGCAGATTTTCTATGTCGGCCATTCTCAGGGAACCACCATTG CCTTTATGGCATTTTCCACAATGCCAGAGCTGGCTAGCAAAATAAAGATGTTTTTCGCACTGGCCCCTGTAGCCACAGTGGCCTTCACAGAAAGTCCTATGGGCAAACTGAGTATCCTCCCGGAGTTTGTCATCTGG AAATTATTCGGGAACAAAGACTTTTTACCTCAGAGTACTCTCATCAAGTTTTTTGCCACCCAGTTCTGCAGCAAGAAACCAATCAGCGTTTTGTGTGGAAACATATTTTTCCTCTTATGTGGTTTCGATGAGAGAAACCTGAACATG ACCCGAACGCCTGTGTACACGACACACTGTCCAGCCGGAACCTCTGTCCAGAACATGGTGCACTGGGCTCAG GCTATAAAGAGTAAGAAACTGATGGCATATGATTACGGAAAGGCTGGAAATATGGCTCATTATAATCAG TCAACTCCTCCTCTGTACTACGTGCGGGACATGAAGGTGCCCACAGCCCTGTGGTCCGGGGGACATGACACGCTGGCAGACCCAAAGGACATGGCATTGCTGCTCACACAGATCCCCAACCTGGTGTTTCATCGCAACATCCAGCACTGGGAGCACTTGGACTTCATCTGGGGCCTGGACGCCCCGCAGGAGATGTACGAACCGATGATCAAGCTGATGAGACAAAACGTCTGA
- the ankrd22 gene encoding ankyrin repeat domain-containing protein 22 has product MGIMYSEPICQAAYNGELHQVYTLLKADAKNLNIQDELFGDTPLIAACKGGNVSITKYLLEHKADVSVRNKKQRTCLHYVAKRTFSFLDYLMIVILMPILLIGYLILNTKQRQHVQLLEMVLNSKADINAVDYKGNTALHYACQCKSHKLVPLLLEANADTLIQNNDGETPLDIAIRLKFTKIIVMLEKSK; this is encoded by the exons ATGGGGATCATGTATTCAGAG CCTATTTGCCAAGCAGCTTACAATGGCGAACTCCACCAGGTGTACACCCTGCTCAAGGCGGATGCCAAGAATTTAAATATTCAAGATGAATTATTTGGAGACACACCACTTATAGCTGCCTGTAAGGGTGGAAATGTCAGCATCACCAAATACCTCTTGGAACACAAAGCTGATGTATCTGTAAGAAACAAG AAACAAAGGACTTGCCTGCATTACGTTGCAAAAAGGACATTTTCCTTCTTGGATTACCTCATGATTGTTATTCTCATGCCTATCCTATTGATTGGGTATCTTATACTG AACACGAAACAGAGGCAGCATGTGCAGCTGCTGGAGATGGTGTTAAACAGTAAAGCAGACATTAATGCTGTTGACTAT AAAGGGAACACTGCGCTTCACTATGCTTGCCAGTGTAAAAGTCACAAACTCGTTCCCCTGTTACTGGAGGCAAATGCAGATACTTTGATTCAAAACAAT GATGGCGAAACACCACTGGACATCGCAATCAGATTAAAATTCACCAAAATTATAGTAATGCTGGAAAAATCCAAATGA